A genome region from Jeongeupia sp. HS-3 includes the following:
- a CDS encoding mercuric transporter MerT family protein, translating to MAPRNGKGSLIASVLAAVGASVCCVGPLVLLALGIGGSWIGTLSAMAPYRPIFIGLTLLFLGLSFRKLYLVPQVCAAGTSCPEPRRLRRQRLVFWLVTALLLGLLAVPQLAPLFY from the coding sequence ATGGCACCGCGCAACGGAAAAGGTTCGCTGATCGCGAGCGTGCTGGCCGCCGTTGGCGCGTCGGTGTGCTGTGTCGGCCCGCTCGTGCTGCTGGCGCTCGGCATCGGCGGTTCTTGGATAGGCACGCTAAGCGCGATGGCGCCTTACCGGCCCATCTTTATCGGCCTGACGCTGCTGTTTCTCGGCTTGTCCTTTCGCAAGCTCTATCTGGTGCCGCAGGTGTGTGCAGCGGGTACGTCCTGCCCCGAGCCGCGCAGGCTCCGGCGGCAGCGGCTTGTGTTCTGGCTCGTCACGGCCCTGTTGCTTGGCTTGCTGGCCGTACCGCAGCTCGCTCCGCTGTTCTATTGA
- the merP gene encoding mercury resistance system periplasmic binding protein MerP has protein sequence MRKLLIAALVALPLAALAATPKTVTLDVKNMTCELCPITVKKSLEKVSGVNAVKVDFDKKTATVTFDPDKTRPEALIRATTNAGYPSTVQK, from the coding sequence ATGCGCAAACTGCTGATTGCCGCGCTTGTCGCCTTGCCTTTGGCCGCGCTGGCCGCCACCCCGAAAACCGTCACGCTGGACGTGAAGAACATGACGTGCGAGCTATGCCCGATCACGGTCAAGAAGTCGTTGGAAAAGGTATCCGGTGTGAACGCCGTCAAGGTCGATTTCGACAAGAAAACGGCCACGGTGACCTTCGATCCGGACAAGACCCGGCCCGAGGCGCTGATCAGGGCGACCACGAATGCAGGCTATCCATCCACCGTTCAGAAGTGA
- a CDS encoding GDCCVxC domain-containing (seleno)protein encodes MTVLESVLTCPHCGFAKQETMPTDACQFYYECSNCKALLRPKPGDCCVFCSFGSVKCPPVQQQRECCG; translated from the coding sequence ATGACCGTTCTTGAATCTGTATTGACCTGCCCGCACTGCGGCTTTGCCAAGCAGGAAACCATGCCCACGGATGCGTGCCAGTTTTACTACGAGTGCAGCAATTGCAAAGCGTTGCTGCGGCCCAAGCCGGGCGACTGCTGCGTATTCTGCTCGTTCGGTTCGGTGAAGTGCCCTCCCGTTCAGCAGCAGCGCGAGTGCTGCGGGTAG
- a CDS encoding carbohydrate-binding protein, with translation MTMQKKSLFLALLAAGLIAGHAGAAALPGWVDGVDYALGNVVQYQGQRYEVQIAHTAWTGAGWNPADAVSLWKPLGPCATGAGDACNPVGVTTAKYTTWAGGAKGAYSLVHDDLCGYTTDGQISYADPELAKRGLRAAFGVISGNCAPYHWQAAKQFIAHGHEIFSHSRSHVNSNTAAWSSEAQINGSADDIAANLNGYLPSFFAWPSDITPDAPLAHLRSQTGYLGGRAANRVDANGNIQWGMAAGVNAADFADPFMIKADAFTQSGIWSLYPQGSEILNLHIDAAIAQGGWSLRTAHGVNDASWETIPLARYQGHLDYAKAKVDSGELWMAPPSDVIRYRFARQNCTPVIVSDGNGQAAVQFDASTECQRYATTLTLDIATDRAVSSAGAMQGGNPVAVARLDASHYRLSVNPLGGNVSLQLR, from the coding sequence ATGACAATGCAAAAGAAGAGCCTGTTCCTTGCCCTGCTCGCCGCAGGCCTGATCGCCGGTCACGCCGGTGCCGCCGCGCTGCCCGGCTGGGTCGACGGGGTCGATTACGCACTCGGCAATGTGGTGCAGTATCAGGGCCAGCGCTATGAAGTGCAGATCGCCCACACCGCATGGACCGGCGCCGGCTGGAATCCGGCCGATGCGGTATCGCTGTGGAAACCGCTCGGCCCTTGCGCCACCGGCGCGGGCGATGCCTGCAACCCGGTCGGCGTCACCACGGCGAAATACACCACCTGGGCCGGCGGCGCCAAGGGCGCATACAGCCTGGTGCACGACGATCTGTGCGGCTACACCACCGATGGCCAGATCAGCTACGCCGATCCCGAGCTGGCCAAGCGCGGCTTGCGGGCGGCCTTCGGCGTCATCAGCGGCAATTGCGCGCCGTATCACTGGCAAGCGGCCAAGCAGTTCATCGCCCACGGCCACGAGATCTTCAGCCACAGCCGCAGCCACGTGAACTCGAATACCGCCGCGTGGAGCAGCGAGGCGCAGATCAACGGTTCCGCCGACGACATCGCCGCCAATCTGAACGGCTATCTGCCGAGCTTCTTCGCCTGGCCGTCCGACATCACCCCGGATGCACCGCTGGCCCATCTGCGCAGCCAGACCGGCTATCTGGGCGGGCGCGCGGCCAATCGCGTCGACGCCAACGGCAACATCCAGTGGGGCATGGCCGCCGGCGTCAACGCCGCCGATTTTGCCGATCCGTTCATGATCAAGGCCGACGCCTTTACCCAGTCGGGCATCTGGTCGCTGTACCCGCAAGGCAGCGAAATCCTCAACCTGCACATCGACGCGGCGATCGCCCAGGGCGGCTGGTCGCTGCGCACCGCGCACGGCGTCAACGACGCGTCATGGGAAACCATTCCGCTGGCGCGTTATCAGGGCCACCTCGACTACGCGAAGGCCAAGGTCGATTCGGGCGAGCTGTGGATGGCGCCACCATCGGACGTGATCCGCTACCGTTTCGCGCGGCAGAACTGCACGCCGGTGATCGTCAGCGATGGCAATGGTCAGGCTGCGGTGCAATTTGATGCCAGCACCGAATGCCAGCGCTACGCCACAACGCTGACGCTCGATATCGCCACCGACCGCGCGGTGAGCTCGGCCGGCGCGATGCAGGGCGGCAATCCGGTCGCTGTCGCCCGCCTCGATGCCAGCCACTACCGGCTGAGCGTGAATCCGCTCGGCGGCAACGTCAGCCTGCAGCTGCGTTAA
- a CDS encoding glycosyl hydrolase family 18 protein: MRLCLAILACLTAAFAHAGPRLIGYFPFWASYSHGASLADTPAEQLTDLIYAYARLGADGSVSPGDFFADLVKIHQGDTLHRGNYALVPLLHQRNPALNVLISVGGWNWSTHLSSVAADPVKRRRFVTTTLALFDRYGFDGIEIDWRFPVVGGHPDTSKRADDAANLQRLTHELRSGCAVRPRCVIALTVSPQAEQRAGWVFPAMLKDVDFISLIATDFHGSWSARTGHKSPLHASAAEPSVARAVTELKAAGVAANKLVLALPAQGIAWLGVPAAGQGLNQPHKGVPLGTWDNEKTGPTGIFTYTEITRMAASGDFEQHWDDVAQADTLYQPGSGQLLSYESPRALAAKLAFADREGLAGIALWEISSDAPNGLLAQTHRHYHPWAARWQALQQHYRNAVPWLGGAVLGLALAFGTAVFVWLSLRRRQHSQEQARHGAVIRSLNALPAQLRDTAERASEARRRIGARLTVIDAQRLDAIVADSLVLRHQLLPLATPSASDALRDLERFSSAIASERSLECMLDAMVRFLADDPRVGSADVLECDDAATELLTLAADRCEARVHHEALADYCVTLRFHTPLNDDEEVYFRSLANQIVLIRRQLHELARQPQLLAELHELASRRERLHFIRAERGYSGIHAGGLAAPVYVTLRLRAIRLYFDELVQVHRSYLVRPQAVSGCRRTGGGIELIVAGHPVPVARGQVARLKLQFPGWFIPEPAKSACHS, encoded by the coding sequence ATGCGTCTGTGCCTTGCGATCCTTGCCTGCCTGACTGCCGCGTTCGCCCACGCGGGTCCGCGGCTGATCGGCTATTTCCCCTTCTGGGCCAGCTACAGCCATGGCGCCAGTCTGGCCGACACGCCGGCCGAACAACTGACCGACCTGATCTACGCCTACGCCCGGCTCGGCGCCGACGGCAGCGTGTCGCCCGGCGACTTTTTCGCCGATCTGGTCAAGATCCATCAGGGCGACACGCTGCATCGCGGCAACTACGCGCTGGTACCGCTGTTGCACCAGCGCAACCCGGCGCTGAACGTGCTGATCTCGGTCGGCGGCTGGAACTGGTCGACGCATCTATCAAGCGTTGCCGCCGATCCGGTCAAACGCCGCCGTTTCGTCACAACGACACTGGCGCTGTTCGACCGCTACGGCTTCGACGGCATCGAGATCGACTGGCGTTTTCCGGTCGTCGGCGGCCATCCGGACACCAGCAAACGCGCCGACGATGCGGCCAATCTGCAGCGGCTGACGCACGAACTGCGCAGCGGCTGCGCTGTCCGGCCACGCTGCGTGATCGCGCTGACGGTCAGCCCGCAGGCCGAGCAGCGCGCCGGCTGGGTGTTTCCGGCCATGCTCAAGGATGTCGACTTCATTTCGCTGATTGCCACCGATTTCCACGGCAGCTGGAGCGCGCGCACCGGCCACAAATCGCCGCTGCACGCCTCGGCCGCTGAACCCAGCGTCGCCCGCGCGGTGACCGAGTTGAAAGCCGCCGGCGTAGCGGCGAACAAGCTGGTGCTGGCATTGCCGGCGCAAGGCATCGCCTGGCTCGGCGTGCCAGCGGCCGGGCAAGGGCTGAATCAACCCCACAAGGGCGTGCCGCTGGGCACCTGGGACAACGAGAAAACCGGCCCGACCGGTATTTTCACTTACACAGAAATCACCCGGATGGCCGCCAGCGGCGATTTCGAGCAACACTGGGACGACGTCGCACAGGCCGATACGCTGTACCAGCCCGGTAGCGGCCAGTTGCTGTCATACGAGAGTCCGCGCGCACTGGCCGCCAAGCTCGCCTTTGCCGACCGCGAAGGGCTGGCCGGCATCGCCCTGTGGGAGATCAGCAGCGATGCGCCCAATGGCCTGCTGGCACAGACCCATCGCCACTACCATCCGTGGGCGGCACGCTGGCAGGCGCTACAGCAACACTATCGCAACGCGGTGCCGTGGCTGGGCGGCGCCGTGCTGGGCCTCGCGCTGGCCTTCGGCACTGCCGTGTTCGTCTGGCTATCGCTGCGCCGAAGGCAACACAGCCAAGAGCAAGCCCGCCACGGCGCGGTGATCCGCAGCCTGAACGCCTTGCCGGCGCAATTGCGCGATACCGCCGAGCGCGCCAGCGAAGCCAGGCGACGCATCGGCGCGCGTTTGACCGTGATCGACGCGCAAAGGCTGGATGCCATCGTCGCCGACAGCCTGGTGCTGCGGCACCAGCTGCTGCCGCTGGCCACGCCCAGCGCCAGCGACGCGCTGCGCGATCTGGAGCGATTCAGCAGCGCGATCGCCAGCGAGCGCAGCCTTGAATGCATGCTCGACGCGATGGTGCGTTTCCTCGCCGACGATCCGCGCGTCGGCAGCGCCGACGTGCTCGAATGCGACGATGCCGCCACCGAGCTGCTGACGCTCGCCGCCGACCGGTGCGAGGCGCGGGTGCACCACGAGGCGCTGGCCGATTACTGCGTCACGCTGCGTTTTCACACGCCGCTGAATGACGATGAAGAGGTGTATTTCCGCAGTCTCGCCAACCAGATCGTGCTGATCCGCCGCCAATTGCACGAGCTGGCGCGCCAACCGCAACTGCTCGCCGAACTGCACGAACTGGCTAGCCGGCGCGAGCGGCTGCACTTCATCCGCGCCGAGCGCGGCTACAGCGGCATCCACGCCGGCGGGCTGGCCGCGCCGGTGTACGTGACGCTGCGGCTGAGGGCGATCCGGCTGTATTTCGACGAGCTGGTGCAGGTGCATCGCTCCTATCTGGTGCGCCCGCAGGCGGTCAGCGGCTGCCGCCGCACCGGCGGCGGCATCGAGCTGATTGTTGCCGGCCATCCGGTACCGGTAGCACGTGGCCAGGTCGCGAGGCTGAAGCTGCAATTCCCCGGCTGGTTTATACCGGAACCGGCCAAATCCGCCTGCCATTCGTGA
- a CDS encoding LacI family DNA-binding transcriptional regulator, whose translation MKRRSISIRELAAAAGVSVGTASRALKHQQGLSSETRERVLQLAAELGYDTGRLKPEPIRRILVLLHSQHPADSPFYAPLLAGAAARCAADGIVMDVRSLGPTRPVRRQILECAPDALLCVGFFEPELLHAIARLGKPLALADLSAPGLAAVNPDNQQGAYIATQHLLASGRKRIAFLSGPLAHHSIRLRERGYRQALFDAGRLADPALEALIPPGLDIGIGAALAMRELLALPEPPDAVFAYNDAAALVALQICRDAGLSVPDDIAIAGFDDIAAAADTGLTTLAVDKAALGRAGIELLLNQTIDANRLQPVSLIVRATTASTPE comes from the coding sequence ATGAAGCGGCGCAGCATCAGCATTCGCGAACTCGCCGCCGCCGCCGGCGTGTCGGTCGGCACGGCGTCGCGGGCGCTGAAGCACCAGCAAGGCTTGAGCTCCGAGACGCGCGAGCGCGTGCTGCAACTGGCCGCCGAGCTCGGCTATGACACCGGCCGGCTCAAGCCCGAACCGATCCGCCGCATCCTCGTGCTGTTGCACAGCCAGCACCCGGCCGACAGCCCGTTCTACGCGCCGCTGCTGGCCGGCGCGGCCGCGCGCTGTGCAGCAGACGGCATCGTCATGGACGTGCGCTCGCTCGGCCCAACTCGCCCGGTTCGCCGGCAGATTCTGGAATGCGCGCCCGACGCGCTGTTGTGCGTCGGCTTTTTCGAGCCCGAACTGCTCCACGCGATCGCCCGGCTCGGCAAACCACTGGCACTGGCCGACCTGAGCGCGCCGGGGCTGGCGGCGGTGAACCCGGACAACCAGCAGGGCGCGTACATCGCGACGCAGCATCTTCTGGCGTCGGGCCGAAAGCGCATCGCCTTCCTCTCGGGCCCGCTTGCCCATCATTCGATCCGGCTGCGCGAACGCGGCTACCGGCAGGCGCTGTTCGACGCCGGCCGGCTCGCCGACCCGGCGCTCGAAGCGCTGATTCCGCCCGGGCTGGACATCGGCATCGGCGCGGCGCTGGCGATGCGCGAGCTGCTGGCCTTGCCCGAACCGCCCGATGCGGTGTTCGCCTACAACGACGCCGCGGCGCTGGTCGCGCTGCAGATCTGCCGCGACGCCGGCTTGAGCGTGCCGGACGATATCGCCATCGCCGGCTTCGACGACATCGCTGCCGCGGCGGACACCGGGCTGACGACGCTGGCCGTCGACAAGGCCGCGCTCGGCCGTGCCGGCATCGAACTTTTGTTGAACCAGACGATTGATGCCAACCGGCTGCAGCCGGTATCGCTGATCGTCCGTGCTACCACCGCATCCACCCCGGAGTGA
- a CDS encoding AGE family epimerase/isomerase, whose protein sequence is MNLPDFRNPDTLLAHVRHTMAFYHPRAIDPSGGFYHFFRDDGSVYDAHTRHLVSSTRFVFNYAMAFRQFGDPAYLDAVRHGTAFLRDAHRDPVTGGYAWQLQWRDGVKTVDDATNHCYGLAFVLLAYSHALMAGVSEARGWLAETWDLMEARFWEPQHGLYADEATPDWQLKPYRGQNANMHACEAMLAAFEATGETRYLDRAELLAHNITERQAALAHGLMWEHYDASWQVDWDYNRNDKTNIFRPWGYQPGHLTEWAKLLLILERHRPQPWLLPRAEALFDAAMSRAWDDEHGGLFYGFGPQNEICDSDKYFWVQAESLAAAALLAARTGNDHYWNDYQRLWAYSWEHFVDHEYGGWYRILRFDNSKYSDEKSPAGKVDYHTMGACYEVLGAL, encoded by the coding sequence ATGAACCTGCCCGATTTCCGTAACCCCGACACCCTGCTGGCCCACGTGCGCCACACGATGGCGTTCTACCACCCGCGGGCGATCGACCCGTCCGGCGGCTTCTACCACTTCTTCCGCGACGATGGCAGCGTCTACGATGCGCACACGCGGCATCTGGTCAGCAGCACGCGCTTCGTCTTCAACTACGCGATGGCTTTCCGGCAGTTTGGCGATCCGGCGTATCTCGATGCGGTGCGCCACGGCACCGCCTTCCTGCGCGACGCGCACCGCGATCCGGTGACCGGCGGTTACGCATGGCAGTTGCAGTGGCGCGATGGCGTCAAAACCGTCGACGACGCGACCAACCACTGCTACGGCCTCGCTTTCGTGTTGCTGGCGTATTCGCACGCGCTGATGGCCGGCGTTTCCGAGGCGCGCGGCTGGCTGGCCGAGACGTGGGATCTGATGGAAGCGCGCTTCTGGGAGCCGCAGCACGGCCTGTACGCCGACGAGGCGACACCGGACTGGCAGCTCAAACCGTATCGCGGCCAGAACGCCAATATGCACGCCTGCGAAGCCATGCTGGCGGCGTTCGAGGCGACCGGCGAAACGCGCTACCTCGATCGGGCCGAACTGCTGGCGCACAACATCACCGAACGGCAGGCGGCGCTGGCGCACGGGCTGATGTGGGAGCACTACGACGCGAGCTGGCAGGTCGACTGGGACTACAACCGCAACGACAAGACCAACATCTTCCGCCCCTGGGGCTACCAGCCCGGCCACCTGACCGAATGGGCCAAGCTGCTACTGATTCTCGAGCGCCACCGTCCGCAGCCTTGGCTGCTGCCGCGCGCCGAGGCGCTGTTCGATGCTGCGATGAGCCGTGCGTGGGATGACGAACACGGTGGACTGTTCTACGGCTTCGGCCCGCAAAACGAAATCTGCGACAGCGACAAATACTTCTGGGTCCAGGCCGAAAGCCTCGCCGCCGCCGCGCTGCTCGCCGCACGCACCGGCAACGACCATTACTGGAACGACTACCAGCGCCTATGGGCGTATTCGTGGGAGCACTTCGTCGATCACGAATACGGCGGCTGGTACCGGATCCTGCGCTTTGATAACAGCAAGTACAGCGACGAGAAAAGCCCGGCCGGGAAGGTCGACTATCACACGATGGGGGCGTGCTATGAGGTGTTGGGGGCGCTGTAA
- a CDS encoding GNAT family N-acetyltransferase: MTTTIRRLIPTDAPRYQALRLSALRDAPSAFGSSYEAEKDHPIATIEARLAPAPDRGLFGAFDGDELVGTAGLGRESMLKLRHKAILWGMYVAPGYRQRGLAGALIDETIALAKSVNDLRQINLSVNAGNTAALRLYESAGFRCYGHEPNALLVDGELHDEILMRLALHTSA; this comes from the coding sequence ATGACCACGACGATTCGCCGCCTGATACCGACCGATGCGCCGCGCTATCAGGCGCTGAGACTTTCCGCACTGCGCGACGCACCATCGGCCTTCGGTTCGAGCTACGAAGCGGAAAAGGACCATCCGATCGCGACCATCGAAGCCAGACTGGCACCGGCGCCGGATCGCGGCCTGTTTGGCGCCTTCGACGGTGACGAGCTGGTCGGCACCGCCGGGCTGGGTCGGGAAAGCATGCTCAAGCTGCGCCACAAGGCCATCCTCTGGGGCATGTACGTTGCGCCCGGCTACCGCCAGCGCGGTCTAGCCGGGGCGCTCATCGACGAAACGATTGCGCTGGCAAAGTCGGTCAACGATCTCCGCCAGATCAACCTGAGCGTCAACGCCGGCAATACCGCGGCACTCAGGCTGTACGAATCGGCCGGATTCCGGTGCTATGGTCACGAACCGAATGCCTTGCTGGTCGATGGCGAGCTGCATGACGAGATTCTGATGCGGCTCGCATTGCACACTAGCGCATAG
- a CDS encoding DUF2306 domain-containing protein has product MLDLPGAIHLSAAAWVIAAGTSQLLFRKGTRLHRLVGWSWMLAMVIVAVSSFWLHSAAAVWLGLSAIHLLSLWVLFCVGASTHAIRQRHIPRHKSFATGAYVGAIVAGVFALTGQNRFLQQWISGL; this is encoded by the coding sequence ATGCTCGATCTTCCCGGCGCAATCCACCTGAGCGCCGCGGCGTGGGTAATCGCCGCGGGCACCAGCCAGTTGCTGTTTCGCAAGGGCACGCGATTGCACCGGCTGGTCGGCTGGTCCTGGATGCTGGCGATGGTCATCGTCGCCGTTTCGTCGTTCTGGCTGCACAGCGCAGCGGCGGTCTGGCTCGGGCTCAGCGCTATCCACCTGCTGTCGCTCTGGGTGCTGTTCTGCGTCGGCGCGTCGACCCACGCCATCAGGCAGCGGCACATCCCGCGCCACAAGTCCTTCGCAACCGGTGCCTATGTGGGTGCGATTGTCGCGGGTGTTTTTGCGCTGACCGGGCAAAACCGCTTCCTGCAGCAATGGATCAGCGGCCTCTGA
- a CDS encoding MFS transporter, with protein sequence MTEAPPLLRNRNFLFIWLASVIGNLALAVAMLAETWYVVKTLGAKEQLGLVMIAGSVPRIALMAIGGVVADRMRRSRIISFSLGLRVIAVLSLVGLLHAGLLNIWAMTVFAFVYGALDAFFWPARDALLPGIVQERDLMRANSIMLTTNQIGLVFGPVLGGVLLATLSYEWIFTLTGALLLAGVAFTLLVKEAPVLARQEARHLLTEMKEGVQYALKTPALRSLMLIYAIANLLFMGPLGLGIPIIVTDHLDGQASTLSYLQSAMAAGMVVGGTLLTLFPPTRKRLMIIIVVIVLEGIVLGAQAFTGWIPLAIALQFALGMGVVANNVPMMSVLQQYTERSKIGRVMSLNTMASMGLSPISYAMVTALLALHVDIRVIMPAFGLTMAVLMIAIAVRIPTVRQLD encoded by the coding sequence ATGACCGAAGCCCCGCCACTTTTGCGCAACCGCAATTTCCTGTTCATCTGGCTTGCGAGCGTCATCGGCAATCTGGCGCTCGCCGTCGCCATGCTCGCCGAAACCTGGTACGTGGTGAAAACCCTCGGCGCCAAGGAACAGCTTGGCCTGGTGATGATCGCCGGCTCGGTGCCGCGCATCGCACTGATGGCAATCGGCGGCGTGGTCGCCGACCGGATGCGCCGCAGCCGCATCATTTCGTTCTCGCTCGGCCTGCGCGTGATCGCGGTGCTGTCGCTGGTTGGCCTGCTGCATGCCGGCCTGCTCAATATCTGGGCGATGACGGTGTTCGCCTTTGTGTACGGCGCGCTGGATGCCTTCTTCTGGCCGGCGCGCGACGCGCTCCTGCCCGGCATCGTGCAAGAGCGGGATCTGATGCGCGCCAATTCGATCATGCTCACCACCAACCAGATCGGCCTCGTGTTCGGCCCGGTGCTCGGCGGCGTGCTGCTGGCCACCTTGAGCTACGAATGGATCTTCACCCTCACCGGCGCCCTGCTGCTGGCCGGGGTGGCGTTCACTCTGCTGGTCAAGGAAGCGCCGGTGCTCGCCCGTCAAGAAGCCCGCCATCTGCTGACCGAGATGAAGGAAGGCGTCCAGTACGCGCTGAAAACGCCGGCGCTGCGCTCGCTGATGCTGATCTATGCGATCGCCAACCTCTTGTTCATGGGGCCGCTGGGGCTGGGGATTCCGATCATCGTCACCGATCATCTCGATGGTCAGGCCAGCACGCTGTCTTACCTGCAAAGCGCCATGGCCGCCGGCATGGTCGTCGGCGGCACGCTGCTGACGCTGTTTCCGCCGACCAGGAAGCGGTTGATGATCATCATCGTGGTGATCGTGCTCGAAGGCATCGTGCTCGGCGCGCAAGCGTTCACCGGCTGGATACCGCTGGCGATCGCCTTGCAGTTCGCGCTCGGCATGGGCGTGGTCGCCAACAATGTGCCGATGATGTCGGTGCTGCAGCAGTACACCGAGCGCAGCAAGATCGGCCGGGTGATGAGCCTGAACACCATGGCATCGATGGGGCTGTCGCCGATCTCCTACGCAATGGTCACCGCGCTGCTGGCGCTGCATGTCGACATCCGCGTGATCATGCCGGCGTTCGGGCTGACCATGGCGGTACTGATGATCGCCATTGCGGTGAGGATTCCGACGGTGCGGCAGCTCGACTGA
- a CDS encoding phosphoglycerate kinase yields MAYRKMTDLALAGKKVLIRADLNVPVKDGVLGDDTRIRASLPTIDAALKAGAGVIVMSHLGRPTEGEFKPEDTLAPVAKRLGELLGREVAVIADWQGYQVKAGELVLLENVRINKGEKKNSDELGQQYAALCDVFVNDAFGTAHRAEASTHAVAKFAPAAVAGLLLAAELDALGKALKAPARPLIAIVAGSKVSTKLTILDSLADKVDQLIVGGGIANTFLLAEGRKVGKSLAEADLVDNARAVIAKIRTRGGDVPLPTDVVVGQKFDPNEVALTKPVAEVTDADMIFDIGPDSAAALADILKTAGTIVWNGPVGVFEFDQFGHGTEALAKAIAASPAFSIAGGGDTLAAVTKYGITDQVSYISTGGGAFLEFLEGKVLPAVEILEQRANG; encoded by the coding sequence ATGGCTTACCGCAAGATGACCGACCTTGCCCTCGCCGGCAAAAAGGTGCTGATCCGTGCCGACCTCAATGTGCCCGTCAAGGACGGCGTACTGGGCGACGACACCCGCATCCGTGCCTCCTTGCCGACCATCGATGCCGCGCTGAAGGCCGGCGCCGGCGTGATCGTGATGAGCCATCTGGGTCGTCCGACCGAGGGCGAGTTCAAGCCGGAAGATACGCTGGCCCCGGTGGCCAAGCGTCTGGGCGAGCTGCTCGGCCGCGAGGTGGCGGTGATCGCCGACTGGCAGGGTTATCAGGTCAAGGCCGGCGAGCTGGTGCTGCTCGAGAACGTGCGCATCAACAAGGGCGAGAAGAAGAACAGCGACGAACTCGGCCAGCAGTACGCCGCGCTGTGCGATGTCTTCGTCAACGACGCCTTCGGCACCGCGCACCGCGCCGAAGCGTCGACCCACGCCGTGGCCAAGTTCGCCCCGGCTGCTGTGGCCGGCCTGCTGCTCGCCGCCGAACTCGATGCGCTCGGCAAGGCGCTGAAGGCACCGGCTCGTCCGCTGATCGCCATCGTCGCCGGCTCCAAGGTCTCGACCAAGCTGACCATTCTGGATTCGCTCGCCGACAAGGTCGACCAGCTGATCGTCGGCGGCGGCATCGCCAACACCTTCCTGCTGGCCGAAGGCCGCAAGGTCGGCAAGTCGCTGGCCGAAGCCGATCTGGTCGACAACGCCAGGGCGGTGATCGCCAAGATCCGCACCCGTGGCGGTGATGTGCCCTTGCCGACCGATGTGGTCGTCGGCCAGAAGTTCGATCCGAACGAAGTCGCGCTGACCAAGCCGGTCGCCGAGGTGACCGATGCCGACATGATCTTCGACATCGGCCCGGATTCGGCCGCCGCGCTGGCCGATATCCTCAAGACCGCCGGCACCATCGTCTGGAACGGCCCGGTCGGCGTATTCGAGTTCGACCAGTTCGGCCACGGTACCGAAGCGCTGGCGAAGGCGATTGCCGCCAGCCCGGCGTTCTCGATCGCCGGCGGTGGCGATACGCTGGCTGCGGTCACCAAGTACGGCATCACCGATCAGGTCAGCTATATCTCGACCGGTGGCGGCGCCTTCCTCGAGTTCCTTGAAGGCAAGGTGTTGCCTGCGGTCGAGATCCTCGAACAGCGCGCCAACGGCTGA